From one Anaerolineae bacterium genomic stretch:
- a CDS encoding U32 family peptidase — MDRTRAFLRRLGLPDADAYALPTSRKRFPDGAQYRVEIPSIEGPNALRVALEEAERYGIRIHRASQGSGILLLTDEEIREMARLGREARIEVSLFVGPRAAWDTGAQVWTPAGRALAARLRGMDQLIYAVEDVRRACALGIRGVLVADEGLLYVLHEMKRAGELPANLVIKASVQMGAANPASIRLMEQIGADTYNVPTDLSLAQIAAIRQATEIPLDVYVEAPDDFGGFVRHYEIPELVRVAAPVYLKFGLRNAPNIYPSGTHLEPTVVALTRERVRRAALGLRLLQQYMPEASSSELGAAGLAVPSPV, encoded by the coding sequence ATGGATAGAACTCGCGCCTTCTTGCGCCGGCTCGGGCTGCCAGATGCCGATGCATATGCCCTCCCCACCTCGCGCAAGCGATTTCCCGATGGCGCTCAGTATCGGGTCGAGATCCCCAGCATAGAGGGGCCCAACGCGCTGCGCGTGGCGCTGGAAGAGGCCGAACGATATGGCATCCGGATCCACCGCGCCTCGCAGGGAAGCGGCATCCTGCTGCTCACGGATGAAGAGATCCGCGAGATGGCACGGCTGGGCCGAGAAGCGCGCATCGAGGTCAGCCTCTTCGTGGGGCCGCGGGCGGCGTGGGATACCGGCGCCCAGGTGTGGACGCCGGCGGGCAGGGCACTGGCAGCCCGGCTGCGCGGCATGGATCAGCTCATCTACGCAGTGGAGGATGTGCGCCGAGCATGCGCGCTGGGCATCCGCGGCGTGCTGGTAGCGGATGAAGGGCTGCTTTACGTCCTTCATGAGATGAAACGCGCAGGCGAGCTCCCCGCCAACCTGGTGATCAAGGCCTCAGTGCAAATGGGCGCGGCCAATCCAGCCAGCATCCGGCTTATGGAGCAAATCGGGGCGGACACGTACAACGTCCCGACAGACCTCTCTCTGGCGCAGATCGCCGCCATCCGTCAGGCAACCGAGATCCCCCTGGACGTGTATGTAGAGGCGCCGGATGACTTTGGTGGCTTCGTACGCCACTACGAGATCCCTGAGCTAGTGCGAGTAGCGGCGCCAGTGTACCTCAAGTTCGGGCTTCGTAACGCTCCCAACATCTACCCCAGCGGCACCCATCTGGAGCCTACCGTCGTGGCGCTCACGCGAGAGCGAGTGCGCCGGGCCGCGCTGGGGCTACGTCTGTTACAGCAATACATGCCCGAGGCGAGCTCATCGGAGTTGGGAGCCGCTGGGCTCGCTGTTCCTTCACCTGTATAG